The genomic DNA ATGCGGGTTTAAATGCCTATCCGGTTTTAGTAAGTACAAGGAGAAATGGTGTTCCGTTATTTCCAACAAGAGAAGGCTATAATTATGTTGTTAGTTATGTTAAACTTTCAGATGGGTATATTCTTCTAGATGCTACTAATAAATATAGTGTTCCCAATGTTTTACCGTTTAGAACGTTAAATTGGCAGGGACGGGTAATCTCCGATAAAGGAGGGTCTACATTAGTAGATTTATATCCCAAGGAAAAATCAAAGAATAATATTTCTATGATCATCAGTTTAGATGAAGATGGGACTATAAAAGGTGGCTGTAGAAATATTAAAACAAGCCATAATGCTTTGAGGTACAGAGAACGTTATGATAATGTTAATAAGGAGGATTTTATAGAAAAATTAGAAAACAAACACGGAGGTTTAGAGATTTCAGAGTTTAAAGTAACAAACGAGTTAAATTTGTCGAAACCAGTAGTGGAGTCTTTTAAATTTATAAAAGAAAGTCAAGCAGATATTATAGGAGATAAAATATATTTTTCACCAATGTTTTTTTTAAAAACAGCAGAGAACCCCTTTAAATTAGAAAATAGGGAATTCCCTGTTGATTTTGGGTATCCATCCACTTCCAGATATAGAATTACAATAAATTTGCCCGAAGGGTATAAGGTAGAGTCGATTCCAGAATCAGTAGCCTTTAGTATGCCAGATAATTTAGGATTATTTAAATTTAATGTAATAAATAAAGGAGTCTCAATTCAATTGTTAGTAGATGAAACTATTAATCAATCGATTATTTTACCTACATATTATGCTACTTTAAAAGAGTATTTTAAACAAATTATTGAAAAAGAAAATGAACAAATAGTATTAACTAGAATATAATGGATATTAAAAACGCACAAAAAATAGTTGACAATTGGATACATGAACATGGTGTTCGCTATTTTAATGAACTTACTAATATGGCTCAACTTACTGAGGAGGTAGGTGAAGTAGCCCGCATTATTGCAAGACGTTATGGAGAACAAAGTGAAAAGGAAAGCGATAAAGATAAAGACCTAGGAGAAGAATTGGCAGATGTTTTATTTGTGGTCTTATGTTTAGCAAACCAAACAGGTGTTGATTTACAAAAAGCATTTGACAAAAGAATGGACAAGAAAGCAAAACGAGATCATGATAGACACCATAATAACGAAAAATTAAAGTAAATTTGCAGCTTGTTTAAAAGAGAATCCATAGGGCATGCAAATTACACTTCAAAAATCTACAATTGCTAAGCAATCTTCAATTCAAATAACAGGATCTAAAAGTGAATCCAATAGATTATTACTTTTAAAAGCACTATATCCCGAAATTAGTCTTGATAACGTGTCTAATTCTGATGATAGTAATTTAATGACTAATGCTTTAACTACAAATTCAGATTTAGTTGATATCAACCATGCAGGAACAGCCATGCGTTTTTTAACAGCTTATTTTTCTGTTCAAGAAGGAAGAGAAGTGACGTTAACGGGATCTAAACGAATGAAGGAACGCCCTATTGAGGTTTTAGTAGAAGCACTTCAAGAGCTTGGAGCAGATATTAGTTATGTTGAGAATGAAGGATATCCACCAATAAAAATAACAGGGAAGAAGTTAACTAAACATAAAGTGTCTTTAAAAGCAAATGTAAGTAGTCAGTACATTTCTGCTTTATTGCTTATTGCTTCTAAGCTTGAAAACGGATTAGAGCTAACCTTGGAAGGCGACATAACATCGGTTCCATACATAAAAATGACGCTTAGTTTGTTAGATGAAATTGGAGTAGAATCTTCATTTAATGGAAATGTTATTACAGTAAAACCAGCACTCAATAATCCACAACCAAAAACCTTAACAGTAGAGTCAGATTGGTCTTCAGCATCCTATTATTTTAGTATTGCTGCAATTAGTGAAGTAGGGACAGAAATTACATTGTCATCATATAAAGAGAACTCTTTGCAAGGTGATTCTGTTTTAGTAGATATTTATAAGCATTTTGGAGTCAGTACCACTTTTAATGATAATAGTAGTGTTACTTTAAAGAAAACGTTCTCAAATATAGAACCATTGACTTTAAATTTAAAAAACGCTCCAGATATTGCACAAACGATAGCAGTTACATGTTTTGCTTTGGGAATATCTTGCGATTTAACAGGACTTCATACTCTTAAAATTAAAGAAACTGACAGATTGGTTGCTCTAAAAAATGAAATAGAAAAATTAGGAGGAAGTGTTGAAATCACAGATAAATCCTTGCATTTACCAACTTCTAATGAGATTAATGAACTGGTTTCCATTGAAACCTATCACGATCATAGAATGGCAATGGCATTTGCACCTTTAGCGCTTAAAACAGCCATAAAAATTGAAGATGCGATGGTCGTTTCCAAATCATATCCAACTTTTTGGGACGACTTAGAATCTATCGGATTCAAAATAACTAAATAATAATCACTCATTTACTTGACAATCCCTATTCGCAGATTGTATATTTGCAGCTTTCAAAAAAAAAATAAAATTACTTGCTAAATAAACCTTTCATTATTATTGGTCATTTTTTGATCTAAGATTATAATATTGAAAAGCAGCATTTTTTATATTAAACAATAAAAACTAACAAATGAAATTATCAAACTTTGGTTTCAATCTTCCAGAAGAATTATTAGCAGAATATCCAGCAGAAAACAGAGACGAGTCGCGTTTAATGGTTTTGAATAGAAAAGAACAAACCATTGAGCACAAAATGTTCAAGGATTTAATAGACTATTTTGACGAAGAAGATGTATTAATACTTAATAATACTAAAGTATTTCCTGCAAGATTATATGGTAATAAAGAAAAAACAGGAGCAAGGATAGAAGTGTTCTTATTAAGAGAATTAAATGAAGAACAACGTCTTTGGGATGTTTTGGTAGACCCTGCACGTAAAATTAGAATTGGGAATAAGTTGTATTTTGGTGATGATGATACGTTAGTAGCAGAAGTTATAGATAATACGACATCTAGAGGGCGTACATTACGTTTTTTATATGATGGATCTTATACCGAATTTCGCAGAAAATTAAACGAGCTTGGAGAAACACCACTTCCAAAGTATATAAAAAGAGATGTAGAACCAGATGATGAAGACCGTTACCAAACCATATACGCAAAAAACGAAGGTGCTGTAGCTGCACCAACTGCGGGCCTTCACTTTTCTAAACACTTACTAAAAAGGTTGGAAATTAAAGGTGTAGATTTTGCTGAAGTCACTTTGCATGTAGGTTTAGGAACTTTTAATCCAGTTGAAGTAGAAGATTTATCGAAACACAAAATGGATAGTGAAGAGCTGAAAATTGATGAAAAAGCAGTGCATATTGTAAACAAAGGTATAGAAAATAAAAGGCGCGTTTGTGCTGTAGGGACTACAGCTATGCGTGCTATAGAAAGTTCTGTATCATCAAATGGTAAACTAAATGAAATTGATGGATGGACTAATAAATTCATTTTCCCTCCATACGATTTTAGTATCGCTAATTGTATGATTACCAATTTTCATACCCCAAAATCAACATTATTAATGATGGTATCTGCATTTGCTGGACATGATTTTATCAAAAAAGCATACGAAGAAGCTGTAAAAGAGAAATATAAGTTTTACAGTTATGGAGATGCTATGTTAATTATATAAACTGGATCAATTCAATGAACTCATTTAGCCTTTTTGGATTTAAGCGAAAATTAGAAGTTTTTGCCTCTGTTGAAGACTTTTTTGAGTTGCATAGCAGAGCTACGGGAGGAAAAAAAGACAAAAACAGAGCTGAAAACAGCAATTTTTTAGCAAATTGAAAAAGTCTAAATGAGTTCAATATTAAAAATAGTAATTAGCCTCTTTTAAGAGGCTTTTTTCTTGTGTTGAATTCATTATTTATAGGGATTTATAAAAAAAGGAAACGTTCTATGATTGCTAATAGCCCTTGAAAAAGAGTTTCTATTCCTCAAATATCGAAATTTGAAAAACCGTTCACTATTTTTGCAACACTTATGGCAGCAAGTAAAAAAGACATTCGTTCATTAACTAAAGACGATTTAAGAGCATTCTTTGTAAAACAAGGAGATAAAGCTTTTCGAGGTAACCAGGTTTATGAATGGCTTTGGCAAAAGTCGGCGCATACTTTTAAGGATATGACCAATGTTTCAAAAGAAACACGTCAAATGTTAGAAGATAACTTTGTTATTAACCATATTGAGGTTGATACCATGCAACGGAGTAAAGATGGTACGGTAAAAAATGCGGTTCGATTGCATGATGGCCTAATAGTAGAATCAGTTTTAATACCTACCGCAACAAGAACAACGGCCTGTGTATCCAGCCAAGTAGGATGTAGTTTAGATTGTAAATTTTGTGCAACGGCGCGTTTAAAGCGTATGCGTAACTTGAATCCGGATGAGATTTACGATCAGGTAGTTGCTATTGATAAAGAAAGTCGTTTATATCATAATCGCCCGTTAAGTAATATTGTATTTATGGGTATGGGAGAGCCGCTTATGAATTATAATAATGTCATAAAGGCTATCGATAAAATCACATCTTCAGAAGGCTTAGGGATGTCTGCGAAGCGTATTACCGTATCTACATCGGGTGTGCCAAAAATGATAAAAAAAATGGCAGATGATGCCGTGAAATTCAATTTAGCTGTCTCTCTACATTCAGCGATTGATTCTGTTCGTACATCCATTATGCCCTTCAATGAAACCTTTCCTTTAGTAGATTTAAAAGAAGCATTAGAGTATTGGTATACAAAAACTAAACGTAAAATTAGTTACGAATATGTGGTTTGGAGAGGTATAAATGATACCCAAAAAGATATTGATGCCTTTGTGAAATTTTGCAAGTATGTACCATGCAAAGTTAACATTATTGAATATAATCCCATTGACGATGGTGAGTTTCAACAAGCTACGAATGATGCTTTAGAAAACTATATCAATACCCTGGAGAAAAATAGAATCGTTGTAAATGTACGCCGTAGTAGGGGGAAAGATATTGATGCAGCTTGCGGACAATTGGCAAATAAAAAATAAAAAAGAACTTCAAACCGAAGTTCTTTTTTATTTTATCTGTTAGAATAGTGTCATTTTTTGATTTTTTAAGAATAGCTATATAATTAAATTACGTAATATTTTTCTTAAACGAATATTTTATCGATTAAGCGTTTCTTTTTGAGATTAATAGAAAACCTATAGAATGAGAATTTTAGATAGCCTAGTAGTAATATCTTAACTTTATTAGTAATTTCGCTGAGATTAAGTTTGAATATTGAAAATAGTAGAGCAAATAAAGCAGCCAATAGCTTATGAGATGGATCTTTTCGAGCAAAAGTTTCAACTCTCTATGTCTAGTAAAGTGGCATTACTTAATAGAATTACACACTATATTGTAAACCGCAAAGGGAAGCAAATGCGCCCTATGTTCGTGTTTTTGGTTTCTAAAATGGTGTCTAATGGCGAAGTTAGTGAACGTACTTATAGAGGTGCTTCAGTTATTGAACTCATACATACAGCAACTTTGGTACACGATGATGTGGTTGATGATAGCAATCGCCGTCGTGGATTTTTCTCTGTAAATGCCCTTTGGAAAAATAAAATAGCAGTTTTAGTTGGTGATTACTTACTGTCTAAAGGATTGCTTTTAAGTATCGATAATGGTGATTTCGATTTACTCAAGATTATTTCTATTGCGGTTCGTGAAATGAGTGAGGGTGAATTACTTCAAATTGAAAAAGCCAGAAAACTTGATATTACAGAAGATGTTTACTACGAAATTATTCGTCAGAAAACAGCAACCCTAATTGCCGCTTGCTGTAGTTTAGGGGCAGCATCTGTAAAACCAGAGTCGAAACATGTAGAGTCCATGCGAAAGTTTGGGGAACTTATTGGTATGGCGTTTCAAATAAAGGATGATTTGTTTGACTATGGAGATACCCAAATAGGAAAACCTACAGGGATAGATATCAAAGAGCAAAAAATGACGTTACCTTTAATTTATGTTCTCAATCAATCTTCAAAAAAAGACAAAAACTGGCTCATTAATTCTATAAAAAATCATAATAAAGATATCAAACGTGTTAAGGAAGTTATTGCTTTTGTGAAAAATAATGGGGGTTTGGATTATGCTATAAAGAAAATGAAAGCATTTCAAGATGAGGCACTACAAATGCTTCAAACATTTCCAGAATCAGATTATAGAAATTCACTGGAACTTATGGTGAATTATGTGATTGATAGGAAGAAGTAACTGATTTTCAATTTGAGAATAGCCTATTTTTATACTTTGTTAGCCAGAGTTTCTTCTTTCATTTTTTTTATGAAATACGTTATCTCTTTTTCTAATTTAGAAGTCATTTTTACCACTATTAAGGAAGACATAATTGTAAGTATTCCTAATCCAATAGAAATCATTTTTTCTCCTCTATAAAAATCACTTTTCAAAACTCTCACAGAAGTCCATATTACTGAGAATCCTAAAAATAATATTGTTGGAATGCAAGTTTTGAAAAATTCATATTGATGCCGCATATTTTCATAGCGCTTTGTTATGAACTCATTTTTTTGTTTGGTTACAAATAGAAAATTATCAATTTCAATAAAATTTTGTTTAGACTTAAAAAGTTTTGTGTTAAATAAATAAGTAGCAATGCCTCCAATAGTATAAGAAAAAATTAATGTTGGAATAGCTACGATTACTCCCCAAGTTGATGATTTTGCTAACTCTTCAACAAAAGGATAAATATTATATATTCCACAGGCAAACATGAAAATAGAAACAAGCCATACAGTTCCAATTGCTAACTTTAGGGTAAATATGTCTAAGTTAAACTTTTCCATCTTTAATTATATTAATAATTTATAGGTTGAGCTAAACCAATATAGCTGAAAATTTTTACAAATCCAAGTGTTTCATTTTTAGGGTTTTAGTTCTTTTCAATTACATTTATAGAAATATTTAAAAGCTTGGGCAACCATTAGCACAAAATTTGCGTCTATAAAAATAGAAGGCTAAATGAAATCATTTTTGAAAGTAATACAATTGCATAAAGACGAATCGTCACTTATAAAAAAAGCGATTAAAAATAATCGTGAAGCACAGCACGTCTTGTTTGAAATACATGCTCCAAAAATGCTAAGTGTATGTAGATATTATATAAAAGATTTACAACAAGCCGAAGAAGCGATGCTTAACGGTTTTTTTAAAGTGTTTTCTAATTTAAAAAGTTTTAAAAATGAAGGGAGTTTTGAAGGTTGGATTAGACGGATTATGGTAAGGGAATCTATTTCCTTTTTAAGACAAAAAAAACGAATAGAGTTTTCTGTTGAGGACTTTGAGTTTAGCAACGATTATACAAATGATATGAGTACTGAGATAGAAGTTGCCGAAATACAGCAACTTATTGATGCGCTTCCAGAAGGCTATAAAATGGTATTTGTTATGTATGCTATACAAGGGTATAAACACTACGAAATAGCAGAGATTCTGAATATTACAGAAGGCACATCAAAATCGCAATTGTTTAAAGCACGAAAGTGGCTTCGAGAAAAAATTAAAGAATTAAATAAAACAACAAGCTATGGCACCCATTAAATTTGAAGAAAGCATAAAGGATAAGCTTGATAAAAGAACATTGCAACCATCTAATAATGCATGGAATAAACTTTCAGAGCGTTTAAGTGACCAAGAAAAAAAGAAAGGTAAAAGACCGATCTTATGGATAGGTTTGGCAGCGAGTATTATTGGGGTAATGCTAGTAATTTCTCAGTTTTTTAATGACGGAATTATCGTGGATGATATTCATAAAACAATAGCAGTTCCAGAAGTTAAGGAGGAAAATAAAAATAATGCAGTAATAGTTGAAACTAATGTTAATAGTGTAAAGGCCTCAGAAACTATTCAGATAAATAAAGATGAAGTTATTAAAAAATCATTAAAAAAGCCAATTCTTAACAAATCGGAATTTAATAAAGAACAAATAGCTGATAATCAAGAAAATAACATAAAAAAGCGTAAAAACAATCCTGTTAATCCTGTTGAAGTAACATCAGCGCCTTTAACTTTTGAACAAGAAAAAATACAAGCAGTTGCAAGCCAAATACAAGCTTTAAAAGATAATAACAAAGTTACAGACGAAGCTATTGACGCTTTATTACTAGAAGCTCAAAAAGAAATCAGGTTAAATCAATTATATAATGAAGCTACAGGAGTGGTGGATGCTAATTTATTACTTCAAGACGTTGAAGCAGATTTAGATCAATCCTTTAGAAGTAAAGTTTTTGAAGCTATAAAAACAGGTTACGGTGCTGTAAAAACTACTGTAGCACATCGTAATGATTAACATATTCCTGTGTCACACTGAGCGCAGTCGAAGTGCAGAAAGGAATCTCATGAATTATAACTATAAATATCATCAAATCAATAATCAATAGATGCTGAAATAAATTCAGCAAGAAAAAAACGAACAGTTATGCAAACTATTACTAAGTATTTAGCACTTGTAGTGCTATGTGTAAGTGTGCAATTAATCAATGCACAAGACACCATTCAAAATGTAAATAATAAAGACAAAATCAAAGCTTTAAAAGAAATTAAAGAACACATTAAAAACGAAGAACGTGATTTTTTAAAAGTAGAAGTAGAAGCTATTAATATGCGTTTAGAAAAGGGAGAGATATCTAATGAAAAAGCGGAGATATTAAAAAAGGAAGTAGCAAAAAAGAGGGCTTTAAATATTGAAAATCGTATTTCAATTATAAATAATAAAATTGCT from Flavivirga abyssicola includes the following:
- a CDS encoding polyprenyl synthetase family protein, giving the protein MKIVEQIKQPIAYEMDLFEQKFQLSMSSKVALLNRITHYIVNRKGKQMRPMFVFLVSKMVSNGEVSERTYRGASVIELIHTATLVHDDVVDDSNRRRGFFSVNALWKNKIAVLVGDYLLSKGLLLSIDNGDFDLLKIISIAVREMSEGELLQIEKARKLDITEDVYYEIIRQKTATLIAACCSLGAASVKPESKHVESMRKFGELIGMAFQIKDDLFDYGDTQIGKPTGIDIKEQKMTLPLIYVLNQSSKKDKNWLINSIKNHNKDIKRVKEVIAFVKNNGGLDYAIKKMKAFQDEALQMLQTFPESDYRNSLELMVNYVIDRKK
- a CDS encoding 3-phosphoshikimate 1-carboxyvinyltransferase, with product MQITLQKSTIAKQSSIQITGSKSESNRLLLLKALYPEISLDNVSNSDDSNLMTNALTTNSDLVDINHAGTAMRFLTAYFSVQEGREVTLTGSKRMKERPIEVLVEALQELGADISYVENEGYPPIKITGKKLTKHKVSLKANVSSQYISALLLIASKLENGLELTLEGDITSVPYIKMTLSLLDEIGVESSFNGNVITVKPALNNPQPKTLTVESDWSSASYYFSIAAISEVGTEITLSSYKENSLQGDSVLVDIYKHFGVSTTFNDNSSVTLKKTFSNIEPLTLNLKNAPDIAQTIAVTCFALGISCDLTGLHTLKIKETDRLVALKNEIEKLGGSVEITDKSLHLPTSNEINELVSIETYHDHRMAMAFAPLALKTAIKIEDAMVVSKSYPTFWDDLESIGFKITK
- a CDS encoding RNA polymerase sigma factor — its product is MKSFLKVIQLHKDESSLIKKAIKNNREAQHVLFEIHAPKMLSVCRYYIKDLQQAEEAMLNGFFKVFSNLKSFKNEGSFEGWIRRIMVRESISFLRQKKRIEFSVEDFEFSNDYTNDMSTEIEVAEIQQLIDALPEGYKMVFVMYAIQGYKHYEIAEILNITEGTSKSQLFKARKWLREKIKELNKTTSYGTH
- the queA gene encoding tRNA preQ1(34) S-adenosylmethionine ribosyltransferase-isomerase QueA, with product MKLSNFGFNLPEELLAEYPAENRDESRLMVLNRKEQTIEHKMFKDLIDYFDEEDVLILNNTKVFPARLYGNKEKTGARIEVFLLRELNEEQRLWDVLVDPARKIRIGNKLYFGDDDTLVAEVIDNTTSRGRTLRFLYDGSYTEFRRKLNELGETPLPKYIKRDVEPDDEDRYQTIYAKNEGAVAAPTAGLHFSKHLLKRLEIKGVDFAEVTLHVGLGTFNPVEVEDLSKHKMDSEELKIDEKAVHIVNKGIENKRRVCAVGTTAMRAIESSVSSNGKLNEIDGWTNKFIFPPYDFSIANCMITNFHTPKSTLLMMVSAFAGHDFIKKAYEEAVKEKYKFYSYGDAMLII
- the rlmN gene encoding 23S rRNA (adenine(2503)-C(2))-methyltransferase RlmN, which encodes MAASKKDIRSLTKDDLRAFFVKQGDKAFRGNQVYEWLWQKSAHTFKDMTNVSKETRQMLEDNFVINHIEVDTMQRSKDGTVKNAVRLHDGLIVESVLIPTATRTTACVSSQVGCSLDCKFCATARLKRMRNLNPDEIYDQVVAIDKESRLYHNRPLSNIVFMGMGEPLMNYNNVIKAIDKITSSEGLGMSAKRITVSTSGVPKMIKKMADDAVKFNLAVSLHSAIDSVRTSIMPFNETFPLVDLKEALEYWYTKTKRKISYEYVVWRGINDTQKDIDAFVKFCKYVPCKVNIIEYNPIDDGEFQQATNDALENYINTLEKNRIVVNVRRSRGKDIDAACGQLANKK
- a CDS encoding nucleotide pyrophosphohydrolase, whose amino-acid sequence is MDIKNAQKIVDNWIHEHGVRYFNELTNMAQLTEEVGEVARIIARRYGEQSEKESDKDKDLGEELADVLFVVLCLANQTGVDLQKAFDKRMDKKAKRDHDRHHNNEKLK